The DNA sequence AATAAAGTGCCGCTGACAAAGTCAAGATTAGGCTGCGGGCTCTTCTTGTCGTCCGCAACAAAGCAGCGAAAAGTCACAAAAAACTCGCAGCTaaagcgtcagtcactcaagtcaatcattctgttcatacactgagcacctttctaaggattcgtgcagatcccagcatgcagatcttttgaatctctgtcatactagctctctctgatactttcttgatgttttctaccatacccttcttcactgtaccaagcgcaccaacaaccacggggatcactacggttttcatatgccacattctctgtatttctagttctaggtctttgtacttgcattttttttcagtttccttcagtgcgatgtttctatctgatggaacagtcatatcaataagtttgcaggtggaattcactgaatctttaacgatgatatctggtctgttcgctgttatagttctatcagtattgactggcatgtcccacatgatggtgatgttgttatctttattgtgtatcacggtctctggttcgtgttcgATTTTAGGAAATTTCCTCTGACCACACTAAGCTTACCTGTGAAAAATGTATATGAAATGTCTATTTTAGATCCCTTTCCCGTTATAGGACGAAGTTTATGGTttgttttagtacatttctGAACTTAAACTAACTTGATATGTATTTGGTATGTTTTTTTCTGTCCTACAGGGTACCAAATCCCAACTGCAAGCGGATGTTCATGAGATAAAGAATGAAGAATTGAGCAAATTTGAGCTTCCAAACAAACCCAAAAATCCTGTCCAAGAAGTTGAGAGCTTCAAAAAGATGACCCCAGCGGAGAGAAGACAGTTAGAGCTAAATTTTTATGAGACGTTCGTTGGGATATGTAACGAGGAGAAAATCGCAGTCTGCGAACACAAGGATGTTAAATTTCTAGCCGGTCTGCTGGCCAAGGGAGACTCGGACTGCATCATGACCTGCTCCAAGTACCAGATGCTGCAAAATTTAGACAATTTGCCGAATGGAGTAAAAACTGTAAAGTTCATCCAAGCTATCGGTGTTTTCTTGAGAGATCTCGACATTAGCAAGAAGAGAGATAAAAATAAATTGACCGAAATGAATCGCAAAGGATGCGCGGCCGTGGGAGGCAGTGAATGTGCAGAAAAACGTCTCATTGGCTTTTTCACTGCAATTGTGCTTTTTACTGTTGCAAAGGTGGGGTTGTTAGCAGCTCAAAGCCATATCGCCGCAACAAGTGATTCTGAGTTTACCCAGTAAGTGGTGGGATTATCTGCAATTTTCTCTCATTTATGCTTTCAATGTTTTTCATTGCCTTTAATCTCCATCTCCCTTTTTTCCCGGTATGCTTAATCAATAAAATCGATGAAATTGATATCAATCAATGTCAACTGATGTCAACTGATCGATTGATATTGGAAATGGGAGATCGAGCGATGACTTTTATTACTGTAATAATTCGAGCGACCATCGATTTTCAATAAAATCGATTAATTGATGCCAACTTTATGGATTCAGCCATCGATTGTGGATGGACTGAACAGTTGTATCGTAAACTCAGCTAGCCGATTCAGTGTACGTTCTGGGCGGACCCTAGCTGGAATCAGAGCCCAAGACTTCAAAGCATTGCAGAAAATGAAGACCTCTGGTACTCTTTTCACGcacggatctaggataaatactgaccgatttcctagcTAAACGAGCGCCGAAGGTGCAAGCTTCTAGGGGGGTCAGGGAGCATACTCCCCCTtggatttctttattttaactcccctttcctgggtttctgcgTCATTCAGataggatattggccagttcctCGGATGAAGCCCTTTAAATTGGCGGATAATTTCTTCGCTCGATTTCAAcatggaaagtgttttttattgttattattaaaaagtatcAAACGGTGGAAACTAGTGTGGATCCGCGCTTTTACAACGACATCGGATATCACAAGGGCAATTTCCCACTGTCGATGCGGCGTGTTTTAACCAGACATTTTGTTCGTGATTTTGTAACACGAGGTCCAATAAAGCACGCAAAAATTGATAATATGTGTAATTCTGCTGCGAAACATTTTTTGCGATTATTCATTATCGATTGATCATATCAATCATATCAATCGATTTGGATTAACTAATTTTATAGATTGATAAAGATTCATTAAATGGATTTCTTATTATCAAGTGTCATTGATTTAACACGCCGTGCTTCTTGTATCTTTCATACGTGAATTAGAGTTGTCCCTTGCCATGAAATTAACCTATCTTCGTACCCTATCTATCAACAGATCTGTCTCATCAGGGGCCTCAGTAGTTCGAGCGGTCGGTAGAAGCGGAGGATGTTTTTCAGCAGAATCACTCGTGAATCTCAAGATGAAAACGGGTAGTGTTGTGTCCAAGCCACTACACTCTATCAGCCTTGGCGACATGGTTGAGTCGGTAGACGAGCAAACCGGACAGCGGGTTTACAGCAAAGTCTACTACATTGAGCATGAGCAGCAAGACGCTCGCGCCCAACTTCTTCGCATCGTGTATAGAGATCATTCCAACGCGACCCAGTCTATTGGCATCAGTGCACGTCATCTCATTTACGCAACAAAAAACGGCCAGTCAACCAAAAATGCGCCTCTTAAAGTTCCAATCATGGCTATGGATGTGAAAGAAGATGATACCATTTGGATTATGAATAATGGAAAGCTGGTTCCCACTAAGGTTACAGGTGGGTGAAGCAAACCCAAGAATTGAGAAGTTGATATTTGACTGTGATCAGTGTCCTGTGAGTTTAACCAGATTCTAGCAAGGGTAACTCACGTTCTCATAGTCTTTTAACGGTGaagctttttttcttgaattttcctTTAGATGTGATGACTTACTTTGGCGCTGTGCGTCATCCACTGACAGAAAACCATCACGTAATTGTCGACGGAGTTCACGCCTCAGTTCACATCTTGAACGAACAGCTGTATCGTAAACTTAGCTACCCGCTTCAGTTGACATATTGGGCGAACTCTGAATGGAACCGCAGCTGGCTCGTCAAAAAACTGGTTCGCCTGGTACAGAACGGGAAGGAGCCTTTCTTCACAAGCTCCCCAACTGAGCTACTAGAGTACTGGACTGGGTCGGCTTTGCCTGGTATATTATCTTCTCCAATAAGTCACTGAGGGCCGCGCGAGTTCACAGCTGAGGAAGTCATTATGTTTCCAAACGCGATGTCACTATAAACGTTAATAAATGTAACTTCAGTGGCAACTGTCTGAGTTAGTTGTTTGCGTCCCTGATTCAAACACACACACGCACATGATATATATCTAGCggaatttctttaaaaaaggtacCTCAAAAGcccagaatattcgcacaggAACCTGGTGCCTGCGGTTTCGGGTGCCTGCGGTGAGAATTTGaatagggggcttgctgtcctgaTATGTCTCATCGTCAAGCTCAGTCCCTATGCTAATTTGCCATGGGTACGAAAGGGGTCTCCATGCCAATTTCTAGGAGGGGGCGTGCTGCAAAAGCGCCATATGGTCCGTTAGTCTCTCTGGAGAGTCAATTTATTGATCATTTCTCAACTTAAGGTTTGTCATGCCACcctctaaattttttttggccgaTTGCCTAATAAAGGATTCCCCTCACTCACGTGCTCTGCTTTGCTCAGAGCTTGCTTAAGTCTAACGCTGCCTCTGTCATGTACAGCCTTAAAGCAGCCAGAGTGTATGGTCAAATtgagagtgtctttttgatggacttgaatgtttctttgcTAGTCAAGTACCAAGGAGAGAGTCTCCTTGGAAGGCTTATGGGTAAAAGCTGAGTTGCTTTACAagatttttcctttatttaagtCAAGTTAAGCTGTGTGCCCTAGAGTTGCCAGCTGGTGCGGCATTCATAAATGGGGATAGATGTCATTGAATGATGACCGGTGGGCAGGAATGAGGCGAGATTGGGTCCGGAGGAGGCCAATTTGGATTGAGGTGGCCTCCTTGTTGGAATAGACAGGATTTCTGGTCAATAATTGAATCCTTAAAAATTCCCAGCATTGAAGCACACCGGTCTGAATCGTTGCTTGCGACTTCGAAATGGCACAGTTAAGAAGATTGTCAGAATTATTTGGAAACAATTATTGGCCAGAAATCCTGTCTTTTCTTAGAAGGAGGTCACCTCAAGTCAAACTTGCCTTCTCCAAGAAACATCGGCAATGTGTCACTTGAAGGTAACTTTAGCAACAAAACAAGGTTTAACCATTTCAAGGTTTGAATTagattattgacattaaaaattAAGCAAGTAACCAAATTTTCAATACTTTGAAAGCCCATGTTCATTCAGTAtatttgatgtgattattttttcaCTTAATGGGATATTTAGGGCTCcacttccagtgagcaatattttaaaataatcgcctcctattggtgtgaaaaaaaagaaaaagaaaatcttcccagctattattcgaggaaatatggTATCTACTGTGCACTAAAAGCACAGGCCAAAAACAATatggaagggaaaaaaacaatCTGGAGATAAAATTCTTACCATGTTACTCTAAGAAGTACCAGTGTCAACCGATCGAAACCATTCATATTCAGACGTACGTACTTGCAGTAATAGTACCAGTAAGGTAATAACATATGCTCTTTACATCTTGCTCAAGAAAACTAACAAAGTAGTGCTAATTAGTAGAAAAGGCCATTTCCTTAGCTTTGCGTGTAAAATTACCTCCATTCAGTCTGAGGAAGTGTTCCTCAACCCAGGCTCATAATTTATGCATGACCTAAAATTAGTCTCAAAGTGATAACTGTGGTTCGAGTACTTATCTCTTAGCACAACACACATTCTTGTCACGGTAATATTACCGAAAAAAGTATATTACAGAAAATATAACATGGAGCTCCCGGCGCGCCAGAAATCACTTTTCCTCATGAGCAGCTCTTGTCAAGTGCGTGCAACTGATGAATTACAAAATCCATCCAGTTACTCCACTCAAAAAAGGACAgtagacaaacaaaaaaagggttCCTTAGATTTCTTGTTTACAACAAGGCCTCGGTTCGTTGACTTTGTCAAAAGCTTAGTGAGGTTCTCAACTTGTTAAGAACTCTGCCCAAAAATAAAGCTTGTGGTCAAGATTGCGTTTCTACAATGCTGTTAAAAGAGGTAGACGCATTAATAGCTCCATCCCTTACCAATCTTTTTAACCTTTCTATCAGAACTGGATTTTTCCTAAGGGACCGGAAGTTGGCAAGAGTGACACCAATATACAAAGATGACAAGAAGTGCATTCCTGGTAATTACAGACCAGTTTTTGTATTACCAGCATAACCGACTTTACGGTTATCTGACAGAGCATGGTTTACTTTCCGCTGACTGTCAATCTCTTGACAGGCTTCAGACCCCTACATTCCACTCTGACCGCTTTGTTAGATGCGACTTATGATTGGTTTCTAAATATGGATAAAGGTCTATAAAATGTTGTCATATTCTTAAATCTTTAAAAGGCTTTCCACACTATGAATCGCAAAATTTTGTTGAACAAACTAAAACTATATGTTGTATTCCAAGCAAGCCTGAATTGGTTTGCTTTATACCTTACAAACAGAACAGAGAAAACTTTTATCGACGGTGTGCTGTCAGATAGCTGCATAATAAAATGTGGAATTGCCCAGGGTTCTATTCTTGGTCAGCTACAATTATTGTTTGTATAAATGATCTTCCATCTTGTAACCTCTACTCTAAAGTGCGGATGTATGCAGATGATAGTAGCTTCAATGTTGCACATTCTGATGAGTACACACTAGAAAACAAATGAATCATGATCTACATGAATTGCATACATGGCTATTAGCGAATAAACTtagcctaataataataacatacatataataaaacttttttattgagGGTAGCACTTAACATCTTCCGATAATCTACACATGgccctcagaaaaaataaacaaataataaaataaaataaaaatagaataatCAATCAAAAAGCTATGATTAACTAGGAGACTAACTAGTAAGGAGTTGCTAAGGATTGTTCATTACAATTTGCAAACTTCAATTCGCTTAGGTTTGTTTTCGAAAGACGTCAAGGTATGTAGAGCAGTCTTTTAACTCCTCTGTCTCCTCTGTCTGTTCCACAAGCTTGCAGTACTGAACATTAATGACCACTGTCCGAGTGATTGTTTAATTCTGGGCAACTTCAAATTTCTTTTGCTGTTTCTTGTTTCCCTGACATGGACTGCGCTGAATCTTAAAAACTTCTCTGCAATGTAGCTGGGCAGCAGACGATTTAATGCCTTAAAAACGATTTTTGCCTTTAGTTTGCCACTCGCTCTTGAAATGGGAGAATGTTAAGTTCGCTGAGAAGAACCGTAGAAGGAGCGTCCCAGGGAGCACCCATCATTATTCTGGCGGCGTTCTTCTGAAGGGGGAGCATGGCATTGGAATGACTAATAAAGCTGTCACCCCATACCCAGGAACAGTAATCCATCACAGGCTACACAAGAGCATTGTAGAACATTTATTTACCCTTGCATGGGATGTAAGAAATCGTTTTGAACGCTTGAGAAGACCACGTCTcttgcaaattttctttctggtCTTTTCTACGTGTTTGTTCCAGGTGAGGGTGCTGTCAAGATAGATTCCAAGTAGTATGGTGCTGCTGCTATTCTCTATAACTTGATACTGGATACTATACTTGATACTTAGCTCCGTTCTTGGCAAGTGATGGATGTTTAGGCTTGCTGCATATCAGTATACTCTTAGCCTTCTCAGTGTTCAGTGCCATTCGCTTATTTGCTGCCCATTTGTTGATGTTTGGAAGGTCCTCCTGCAAAGCCGATCCCACTTCCATGACATTATGGCCTGCTACAACTTGTGTGGTATCGTCGGCATAGGTGTACATGCTCTTGTTTATTACACTTAGAGGTAGACcattaataaaaatgataaacaagAGCGGACCCAGAAGGGAACCTTGTGGAACCCCTGATGTTTATGCTAAGGGAGCTGGATATCACACCATTGATGGAAACTTTCTGTAGTCGCCCTTCAAGATAGGACTTGAACCACTCTATCGACTCCTCTGATAGTTGGTAGACCACAAGCTTCCTGAGCAGGATCCCATGGTCAACGAGGTCAAAAGCTTTACGAAAATCGATTAATGATAGTCCTATCAAAAGACCATTGTCCATGTTCATTAACAGCCTATCCACAAGCTCAATCATAGCAGTTTCGCAAGAGTAAAACAGTCTGAAACCTTGCTGGTATTTGAATAGCAGGCCAAGCTGGTTTAGATACTCGTGCAATGCGAGATGAAAATGTCGCTCGAATATCTTAGACATCACAGGCAGAATGGTAATGGGTAAACATGACAAATGTGATAAAGACAAAATATATGATCCTGGCTAGTCAATAACACCTTGAGTACCAGTTAATATTCATGTCGATTAGGGATGAGACGTATAAATATCTTGGTGTTGAGATAGATGAATCATTAACGAGGACAGATCATGTAGACAGAATTGCTAAGAACGTTTCCCCGAGGGATTGGAGTTCTGAGACATGTAGGGCATCCAATACCTTATTATACATTAATTATGATGTACAACTCCATTGCACTACCGTATTTCAATTATTGTAGTATAGTGTGGGGAGCTGTGGGAAGGGGATGTGTAACAGACTTCAGACCCTCCAAAACAGAGCTGCCAGGGTGGTAACCTCCTCTAGTAATGATAGATGATCAATTGAGGTACTGGATGAACTCGGGTGGGATAATCTTCATGGGGCACGAAGGACAAGGAAATTAGCCACAATAatgtataaattaaaaataacattgCACCAGATCATCTGGCTCAAGTTTTCAATAGGACAAACATTATGTAGTCCTGTAATCTAAGAAACtcaaaacataatttaattgtcTTAAGACCCTACAACGAGGCTGGAAAAACAGCTTCCAATATGGAAGGGCGGTTCTCCGGAATAGTCTATCATGCAAACACTGTTAAAGGACAGACAAGCTTGAAATCATTCATCTCACATTTGTAATTTAGTACCATATAAATAACTAGATTTATCTAATGCTGTTTTATTGCATGGTTATTGCACGGCTCTCTGGAAGAGCATTTTTATAATGGGATTCAGTGTTTAagtaaagattgattgattttcaaaatgatcGATTGGTTGGTTTTCCGGGGTTGATGCTGGAAAACCTACCAAGAATTATTGATGTGTTGTAGTAGTTCGGAACGCTTTTGCCTTCAGTATAAAGGCTTTGATCTTTTCAACAACATGAGGTATATTTTTGGGTGATGGCTTTGTTGAaagcctgtgacgtcaccaacaatggtcgccatctttgattttaccAAGAAGTAGAAATCAGGTTtgaaaaaatagcaatttttttgtgcttcacatgaaaaaataacacaaataaGCACTTTACAGTTAATGTTCAAGTAGTACGATCAACTTTGCAGATTTCAATATGTCCACTTGGTATATTTCTGGTGATCAGGTGTTGTCCTGATTCAGGTCAACTTCAGATAATAGTTCTGCGGCATACTTGATTGCTGTCCCTTCCAGTTAATGCTTTTTGCTTTTGAGTTGTTTAACTGTTTAGCGAAGGAGGCCCTCCAAAAGCCCCGCCCCAATGTGAATAGGGTTAGTTGATGCCAAGTAGTGCAAAAAGTTACAATTTGTCACCGGTAAACAAGACCCGTAAATAAGACGAGGAGCAATCCTCACCTCTTCAACAGGGGAGTCTTGCTCCACTCCTCCTCCCAGATACTATCAATACTCTATGGTTAGAACGTTTCAGCTACATATCAAGGCGACGGCGAAGGTGAAAAGCAAAGCATCATTAGTAACCATCTTCAAACTTCTGGATTTTGAAACTGGTTCAGGAAACCCATTGTCTGCTATTAGCTGCTTGAAGAACTTGGCAGACTTCTTGGGAACACGGGTGAGGTTAGGGTTGTTTTCAAAGTCGACAAAATGTATCCCGTACGGAGTGGAGTAGGCAGATCCCCACTCGAAGTTATCCATCAACGTCCACGCCATGTAACCTTTCACTTTAACTCCGTCATCGGTGATCGCTTTCAACATCTCATTAGTATATCtgcaataaataaagaaatgttCAATAAATAGATGAGAACACCCATGATCGTGATCAAGGAAAACTATTGACTTCAATGTGTTGAGGCTGTGATTTTCCCAAGTCCTCGTCTAATGGAAGTAGCCGCTGTTACCTAAACTATGGGGGGCTAGGAGGAGCTGTTGCAGCTGTCAAGAAGCCTGTGCTTTTGAGTTAGTAACAAACTCCGTGATAAATGTCGTGATTCAACCTAATTGCTGCCGCGCGAACGAGCCTGAAGCGAGCAAGCAAGGCAGCAGATCTAATCTGTACAGCGACAAAAATTTGCGATTCCTACCGACAAAACATCTGTATTTTTAACCACAGTGTACCTGATTTTTACCATAATTTCTTGCACACGCATTGCTTTCATATACCAACCTACGCTGGCTTTTGTTGCATGTAGTTAGTTGACGTTACTTGAAATCCTCTCTTGTAACGTGTCTGTGATGAATTTCTCTTTCATGACATATATATTAGCCAAGATATCTTCACACCGCCGGTGATGTTACTTTATATGTCTGGAGCTTTCGTAGTCTCGAAAACTCTCTAAGAATGTGTGTTTGTTTCGAAATTcttttaaaatcctttttttgtttttgttttttgttttttattattatcttcAACGCCTGCGGTTTTATTAAACTATCATTCCATAATAATTCTGAAGGATAGTAAAACATCCGACCACTTGGCGAACAAATTGCGTCACCAAAGTTACACATTAAGTATTCTAATTGCGCGCGCTAACCGAACGCGAGAAACACTAGGGCAGCACTCGTTTACCTTTCAGGTACAGAAGTATTTGTATATTTGAACGTTAATTACCGTTTTCACTCGATTAAACACCGCCATCGAATAGAAGCCgctctcaaataaacgccgcacccaaTTAGCagaatgcggcgtttattcgaggatgATAAGAAAAATGGTGCAACTTTGTAGTGTACACTATTACTCAGATAATTATTACGATTCTCTCTCAGCGAAAAGTGAGACATAAGaacttaaaacatatttatgtTTTAcataatacagtcaactccctttataacGGGCACTGTAGGGATCTGGACTTTCTTTAGCCGCAGCAGGGGgcgtttatttcagtcaaacgtttCTAATTTGTGTTTGCCGGGGATTTAGCTACTGTCCGTTttatcggggtgtccgcaaggcgagagttgactgtatttacaATTGAATTATCGTAattgttgtcagtgatttaagAAATGTGATTTTGAAATGAACGGCGCCCTTGAATATTAATAAACGCCGCATCTGAAACAACAGGTATTCAACTAAAAGCCGTGGCGTATAATCGAATAAACAGGGTATTTACCTCTTATGGTAGTGCACTCTGAAAGCGTCATCCAACCTCTTTTCACCGGTTTTACTCGCTACTGTAGGAGGTGAAACTCCATTCTCCGTTACGATAACGGTTGGGTCGTTGTAATTGTCTTTTATGTATTTCAACAGCTTACGGAATCCAAATGGAGCCACGTGACCGTTGACCCAATCTGGCCACGCAGGGTCACCACTCTTTATGAAAGCCTCGTCGGCATTAAACGATTGTTCGTCTCCTGAGGGTCTGTCAGCCACTTTGTCGGTGGAGTAATGATTCAGTCCAAACAAATCGTAACTTCCTTTGATCATAATTTTCTCTTCCTGAGTGAAGCTAGGCAGTCGGCTTGCAATCCCAGCAGCCTCACTACGGTTACCCACAATGCTTTTAACAACATCAGGGTAATCACCATTCACAAATATAGGATGCGCAAAGATGCCAAGATGAAACTGCATGTACCTGTCTGCAGCGGCCATGTCCCGGATCGAGTCAGTTTTTGGGACAGCCCACCCTGAGCTTAAAGCAAGCATTATAT is a window from the Porites lutea chromosome 10, jaPorLute2.1, whole genome shotgun sequence genome containing:
- the LOC140950298 gene encoding uncharacterized protein, with the translated sequence MFWLSWIFISVVLVFLNSVEGNVQGTKSQLQADVHEIKNEELSKFELPNKPKNPVQEVESFKKMTPAERRQLELNFYETFVGICNEEKIAVCEHKDVKFLAGLLAKGDSDCIMTCSKYQMLQNLDNLPNGVKTVKFIQAIGVFLRDLDISKKRDKNKLTEMNRKGCAAVGGSECAEKRLIGFFTAIVLFTVAKVGLLAAQSHIAATSDSEFTQSVSSGASVVRAVGRSGGCFSAESLVNLKMKTGSVVSKPLHSISLGDMVESVDEQTGQRVYSKVYYIEHEQQDARAQLLRIVYRDHSNATQSIGISARHLIYATKNGQSTKNAPLKVPIMAMDVKEDDTIWIMNNGKLVPTKVTDVMTYFGAVRHPLTENHHVIVDGVHASVHILNEQLYRKLSYPLQLTYWANSEWNRSWLVKKLVRLVQNGKEPFFTSSPTELLEYWTGSALPGILSSPISH
- the LOC140950291 gene encoding cytosolic beta-glucosidase-like, encoding MACICSFILLLYFAFAGSLATTYDDFKYGKFPNDFLWGAATSAYQVEGAWNEDGKGPSIYDFLTHTVPNQFRNKTGDVACDSYHKYKEDVNILKNYGAKAYRFSIAWSRVLPHGTTDHVNQLGVDYYNNLIDELKKNNIEPLVTLYHWDLPDVFRSIGGWTNRSMVEYFDNYARFCFDKFGSKVKYWITLNEPAIVMLRHPFYMFGYISNKTKLSTLRYRTAYNQILSHAKAYQTYKENFYAKQGGNIMLALSSGWAVPKTDSIRDMAAADRYMQFHLGIFAHPIFVNGDYPDVVKSIVGNRSEAAGIASRLPSFTQEEKIMIKGSYDLFGLNHYSTDKVADRPSGDEQSFNADEAFIKSGDPAWPDWVNGHVAPFGFRKLLKYIKDNYNDPTVIVTENGVSPPTVASKTGEKRLDDAFRVHYHKRYTNEMLKAITDDGVKVKGYMAWTLMDNFEWGSAYSTPYGIHFVDFENNPNLTRVPKKSAKFFKQLIADNGFPEPVSKSRSLKMVTNDALLFTFAVALICS